One region of Catenuloplanes indicus genomic DNA includes:
- a CDS encoding ABC transporter ATP-binding protein, which translates to MTIALALHGLVKRFADRVAVAGVDLDVPSGSFYGLLGPNGAGKTTTLSMAVGLLRPDAGTATVLGHDVWSDPLAAKRMMGVMPDGARLFDRLTGAELLATHGLLRGMPAEVVDQRARELLDVLALTDADRTLVVDYSAGMKKKIGLACALLHGPRMLVLDEPFEAVDPVSAALIRDILQRYVASGNTVIFSSHVMEVVERLCTHVAILAQGRILTAGTIADVRAGQSLEEVFVRVVGGRTATGQELAWL; encoded by the coding sequence ATGACGATCGCCCTGGCGCTGCACGGACTGGTGAAGCGGTTCGCGGACAGGGTCGCGGTGGCCGGGGTCGATCTCGATGTGCCGTCCGGATCGTTCTACGGCCTGCTCGGGCCGAACGGCGCCGGCAAGACCACCACGCTGTCGATGGCCGTGGGCCTGCTGCGGCCGGACGCCGGCACCGCGACCGTGCTCGGCCACGACGTCTGGTCCGATCCGTTGGCCGCGAAGCGAATGATGGGCGTGATGCCGGACGGCGCGCGGCTGTTCGACCGGCTCACCGGCGCGGAGCTGCTGGCCACTCACGGGCTGCTGCGCGGCATGCCGGCCGAGGTGGTCGATCAGCGGGCCCGCGAGCTGCTCGACGTGCTGGCGCTCACCGACGCGGACCGGACGCTGGTGGTGGACTACTCGGCCGGCATGAAGAAGAAGATCGGTCTCGCCTGCGCGCTGCTGCACGGCCCGCGCATGCTGGTGCTGGACGAGCCGTTCGAGGCGGTCGACCCGGTGTCCGCCGCGCTGATCCGGGACATTCTCCAGCGGTACGTGGCGAGCGGTAACACCGTGATCTTCTCCAGCCACGTGATGGAGGTGGTGGAGCGGCTCTGCACGCACGTGGCGATCCTCGCGCAGGGGCGGATCCTGACCGCGGGCACGATCGCGGACGTCCGGGCCGGGCAGTCGCTGGAGGAGGTCTTCGTGCGGGTGGTCGGCGGGCGCACCGCCACCGGCCAGGAACTCGCATGGCTGTGA
- a CDS encoding solute symporter family protein, with protein sequence MNNLIFAADATNTTARTLTITLFVIFVIFTLGITIWASRQTKSAADFYAGGRSFSGFQNGMAIGGDYMSAASFLGIAGIIALSGYDGFLYSIGFLVAWLVALLLVAELLRNSGKYTMADVLAFRMRQKPVRTAAAVSTITVSIFYLLAQMVGAGALVALLLGIRPGTTFLGMDANAAKLLTIVLVGVLMIVYVTIGGMKGTTYVQIVKAFLLMTGAAVMTILVFAAFRFNLSSLLGAAADASGKGEAFLQPGLRYGVESDDALKTLYSKLDLLSLGIALVLGTAGLPHILIRFYTVPTAKAARQSVLWAIGIIGVFYLMTLALGFGAAALVGGEAITAQDKAGNTAAPQLAQVLGERYLGGGTGGSVLLAVIAAVAFATILAVVAGLTLASSSSLAHDFYANVIKGGQASERQEVNVARISAFVIGAISIVLAIFAQSLNVAFLVALAFAVAASGNLPAILYSLFWKRFNTNGAVWAIYGGLITAVGLVFFSPVVSGSATAMFPNADWHFFPLSNPGLVSIPVGFLCGWIGTIISKEPADPGKYAELEVRSITGAGAH encoded by the coding sequence GTGAACAACCTGATCTTCGCGGCGGACGCGACCAACACCACGGCGCGCACGCTGACCATCACGCTCTTCGTCATCTTCGTGATCTTCACGCTGGGCATCACGATCTGGGCCAGCCGGCAGACGAAGAGCGCGGCCGACTTCTACGCCGGTGGCCGCTCGTTCTCCGGCTTCCAGAACGGCATGGCGATCGGCGGCGACTACATGTCGGCCGCGTCGTTCCTCGGCATCGCCGGCATCATCGCGCTCTCCGGCTACGACGGCTTCCTCTACTCGATCGGCTTCCTGGTCGCCTGGCTGGTGGCGCTGCTGCTGGTCGCGGAGCTGCTGCGGAACTCCGGCAAGTACACGATGGCGGACGTGCTGGCGTTCCGGATGCGGCAGAAGCCGGTCCGTACCGCGGCTGCGGTCTCCACCATCACGGTGTCGATCTTCTACCTGCTGGCCCAGATGGTCGGCGCGGGCGCGCTGGTGGCGCTGCTGCTCGGCATCCGGCCGGGCACGACGTTCCTCGGCATGGACGCGAACGCGGCGAAGCTGCTCACCATCGTGCTGGTCGGCGTGCTGATGATCGTCTACGTGACGATCGGCGGCATGAAGGGCACCACGTACGTCCAGATCGTCAAGGCGTTCCTGCTGATGACCGGCGCGGCCGTGATGACGATCCTGGTCTTCGCCGCGTTCCGGTTCAACCTGTCGTCGCTGCTCGGTGCGGCCGCGGACGCGTCCGGCAAGGGCGAGGCGTTCCTCCAGCCCGGCCTGCGGTACGGCGTGGAGTCCGACGACGCGCTGAAGACGCTCTACAGCAAGCTCGACCTGCTGTCGCTCGGCATCGCGCTGGTGCTCGGCACGGCCGGCCTGCCGCACATCCTGATCCGCTTCTACACGGTGCCGACCGCGAAGGCGGCCCGGCAGAGCGTGCTCTGGGCGATCGGCATCATCGGCGTCTTCTACCTGATGACGCTGGCGCTCGGCTTCGGCGCGGCCGCGCTGGTCGGCGGCGAGGCGATCACCGCGCAGGACAAGGCCGGCAACACTGCCGCGCCGCAGCTGGCCCAGGTGCTCGGCGAGCGCTACCTGGGCGGCGGCACCGGTGGCTCGGTGCTGCTGGCCGTGATCGCCGCGGTGGCGTTCGCGACCATCCTCGCGGTGGTGGCCGGCCTGACGCTCGCGTCGTCCAGCTCGCTGGCGCACGACTTCTACGCCAACGTGATCAAGGGCGGGCAGGCGTCCGAGCGGCAGGAGGTGAATGTGGCGAGGATCTCCGCGTTCGTCATCGGCGCGATCTCCATCGTGCTGGCGATCTTCGCGCAGAGCCTCAACGTGGCGTTCCTGGTCGCGCTCGCGTTCGCGGTGGCCGCGTCCGGCAACCTGCCGGCCATCCTCTACTCGCTGTTCTGGAAGCGGTTCAACACCAACGGCGCGGTCTGGGCGATCTACGGTGGTCTGATCACCGCGGTCGGCCTGGTGTTCTTCTCGCCGGTGGTGTCCGGTTCCGCGACCGCGATGTTCCCGAACGCGGATTGGCACTTCTTCCCGCTGTCCAACCCGGGCCTGGTCTCGATCCCGGTCGGCTTCCTCTGCGGTTGGATCGGGACGATCATCTCGAAGGAGCCCGCGGACCCCGGTAAGTACGCGGAGCTCGAGGTCCGGTCGATCACCGGAGCGGGAGCGCACTGA
- a CDS encoding ABC transporter permease, whose translation MAVTPWHFVLLKLRVMRNGLRGQRWRIALFVIGLFFGAWFSVVGFTLFAVTGFAGDHTGMALGGGLGGTAVVLGWLLMPLVFFGVDETLDPARFALLPLRRRTLVAGMLAAALAGVPAIATLTATSGLAVAAALHGGLPAALVQLAGAVAGLLLCVSLSRATTSAFSAMLRSRRVRDLAAILLAVLAALLGPLQIGLLAAARTADWDVLAGVARVLGWTPLAAAYTVGLDAVEGRWFAVPAKFVIVVVSVAVLLWWWSSTLENAMAGTATTTSGRGTRDAPDASPTTRLYPRLLRGLPRNRFGALVALQVRYWWRDTRRRANLITFAVVGVFVPLMVNIGTRGLIEGTAAVPPSLATVTASMVFLGVLGGVGLANQFGYDGTAYAANVVAGVPGTAELRARVAGFSCYLVPLIMLIPVALALVLHRPGWIPSMWGATAAAYGCGVAINLFVSVLGAFSLPETTNPFAVNTGAGVTKSLFSFAAMLSTLVLMAPVFAVSALAGDVWVWAGLPAGLLYGGTALWLGSGFAGRLLDRRMPELLSAISPRR comes from the coding sequence ATGGCTGTGACGCCCTGGCACTTCGTGCTGCTCAAACTGCGGGTGATGCGCAACGGGCTGCGCGGCCAGCGGTGGCGGATCGCGCTGTTCGTGATCGGGCTGTTCTTCGGCGCCTGGTTCTCCGTGGTCGGCTTCACGCTCTTCGCGGTGACCGGGTTCGCCGGCGACCACACCGGCATGGCGCTCGGCGGCGGCCTGGGCGGTACCGCCGTGGTGCTCGGCTGGCTGCTGATGCCGCTGGTCTTCTTCGGTGTGGACGAGACGCTGGACCCGGCCCGGTTCGCGCTGCTGCCGCTGCGCCGCCGGACGCTGGTCGCCGGCATGCTCGCGGCCGCGCTGGCCGGGGTGCCCGCGATCGCCACGCTCACCGCCACGTCCGGCCTGGCCGTGGCCGCGGCGCTGCACGGTGGTCTGCCGGCTGCGCTGGTGCAGCTGGCCGGCGCGGTGGCCGGGTTGCTGCTGTGCGTGTCACTGAGCCGCGCCACGACCAGTGCGTTCTCCGCGATGCTGCGGTCCCGGCGGGTCCGGGACCTGGCCGCGATCCTGCTGGCCGTGCTGGCCGCGCTGCTCGGGCCGCTGCAGATCGGGCTGCTGGCCGCGGCCCGCACCGCGGACTGGGACGTGCTGGCCGGTGTGGCCCGTGTGCTGGGCTGGACGCCGCTGGCCGCGGCGTACACCGTCGGGCTGGATGCCGTGGAGGGCCGCTGGTTCGCCGTACCCGCGAAGTTCGTGATCGTGGTGGTTTCCGTCGCGGTGCTGCTGTGGTGGTGGTCGTCGACGCTGGAGAACGCGATGGCCGGCACCGCAACGACCACGTCCGGCCGGGGCACCCGGGACGCACCGGACGCGTCGCCGACCACCCGGCTGTATCCGCGGCTGCTGCGCGGGCTACCGCGGAACCGGTTCGGCGCGCTGGTCGCGCTGCAGGTGCGGTACTGGTGGCGGGACACCCGGCGGCGGGCGAACCTGATCACGTTCGCGGTGGTCGGCGTGTTCGTGCCGCTGATGGTGAACATCGGCACCCGGGGCCTGATCGAGGGGACCGCGGCGGTGCCGCCGTCACTGGCCACGGTGACCGCGTCGATGGTGTTCCTGGGCGTGCTCGGCGGCGTGGGGCTGGCGAACCAGTTCGGGTACGACGGGACCGCGTACGCCGCGAACGTGGTTGCCGGTGTGCCCGGCACGGCCGAACTGCGCGCACGGGTGGCCGGTTTCTCCTGCTACCTGGTCCCGCTGATCATGTTGATCCCGGTGGCGCTGGCGCTGGTGCTGCACCGGCCCGGCTGGATCCCGTCGATGTGGGGCGCGACCGCGGCCGCGTACGGCTGTGGTGTGGCGATCAACCTGTTCGTCTCCGTGCTGGGCGCGTTCTCGCTGCCGGAGACCACGAACCCGTTCGCGGTGAACACCGGCGCGGGCGTGACGAAGAGCCTGTTCAGCTTCGCCGCGATGCTCAGCACGCTGGTGCTGATGGCGCCGGTCTTCGCGGTGTCCGCGCTGGCCGGTGACGTCTGGGTGTGGGCCGGGCTACCGGCCGGGCTGCTCTACGGCGGCACCGCGCTGTGGCTCGGCTCCGGTTTCGCCGGCCGGTTGCTCGACCGTCGCATGCCCGAGCTGCTCTCCGCGATCTCCCCACGGCGATGA
- a CDS encoding PH domain-containing protein has translation MLANMTDPMSWRVPVWLPVVKLAGGVALLLLALALADGDRAQLGVGAAVCACLALWAARDLLAPVRLAADEDGLTVVTGFARRSRLTWDRIEAVRLDTRPRLGVRTETLEVDTGDTLHVFTKADLGVPPEDVLPLLNEVRAPR, from the coding sequence ATGCTGGCGAACATGACCGACCCGATGTCCTGGAGAGTGCCCGTCTGGTTACCGGTGGTCAAGCTGGCCGGTGGCGTCGCGCTGCTGCTGCTCGCGCTCGCGCTGGCCGACGGCGATCGGGCGCAGCTCGGCGTCGGTGCCGCGGTCTGCGCCTGCCTGGCGCTCTGGGCCGCGCGGGACCTGCTGGCGCCGGTGCGGCTCGCGGCCGACGAGGACGGGCTGACCGTGGTGACCGGCTTCGCCCGCCGGTCACGGCTGACCTGGGACCGGATCGAGGCGGTCCGCCTGGACACCCGCCCACGCCTCGGCGTGCGCACCGAGACGCTCGAGGTCGACACCGGCGACACGCTGCACGTCTTCACCAAGGCCGACCTCGGCGTACCCCCGGAGGACGTGCTGCCGCTGCTGAACGAGGTCAGGGCCCCGCGGTGA
- a CDS encoding rhomboid family intramembrane serine protease has protein sequence MSDVPATVPVCYRHPGRETYVRCTRCDRSICPDCMNEASVGHQCPECVAEGKRTQRPVRTAFGGSAAGRAGIVTTTLIGLNVLAAVLGVVLSGMTSLVGNSLFSGASLVHWAGAVVGPSIEIPDGTVLPGVWDGGYYRLLTAMFIHYGILHLLMNMWALWVLGRQLEAALGPLRFLALYLAAGLGGNVAALLTDWNSLSAGASTAIFGLFAALFVLLRRLGRDTSSVLPILVVNLVITFVVPNISIAGHIGGLVVGGLAAVALAYAPARNRGLVQGGALGLIFVILLALAFTAGP, from the coding sequence ATGAGTGACGTTCCGGCGACCGTCCCGGTCTGCTACCGGCACCCCGGCCGGGAGACGTATGTCCGGTGCACGAGGTGCGACCGATCGATATGCCCCGACTGCATGAACGAGGCGTCGGTCGGCCACCAGTGCCCGGAGTGCGTGGCCGAGGGGAAACGTACGCAGCGGCCGGTCCGCACCGCCTTCGGCGGGAGCGCGGCCGGTCGTGCCGGAATCGTCACGACCACGCTGATCGGGCTGAACGTCCTGGCCGCCGTGCTCGGCGTGGTGCTCTCCGGCATGACCTCGCTGGTCGGCAACAGCCTGTTCAGCGGTGCCTCGCTCGTGCACTGGGCCGGGGCGGTGGTCGGGCCGTCGATCGAGATCCCGGACGGCACCGTCCTGCCCGGTGTCTGGGACGGCGGCTACTACCGGCTACTCACCGCCATGTTCATCCACTACGGGATCCTGCACCTGCTGATGAACATGTGGGCCCTGTGGGTCCTGGGGCGGCAGCTGGAGGCCGCGCTCGGCCCGCTGCGGTTCCTCGCGCTCTATCTGGCCGCCGGGCTCGGCGGCAACGTCGCCGCGCTGCTGACCGACTGGAACTCGCTCTCGGCCGGCGCGTCCACCGCGATCTTCGGGCTCTTCGCCGCGCTCTTCGTACTGCTGCGCCGCCTCGGCCGGGACACGTCGTCCGTGCTGCCCATCCTGGTCGTCAACCTGGTGATCACGTTCGTGGTGCCGAACATCTCGATCGCCGGGCACATCGGTGGCCTGGTGGTCGGCGGGCTGGCCGCGGTCGCGCTCGCCTACGCCCCCGCGCGCAACCGGGGACTGGTCCAGGGCGGCGCACTCGGTCTGATCTTCGTGATCCTGCTCGCGCTCGCGTTCACCGCGGGGCCCTGA
- a CDS encoding NAD(P)H-quinone oxidoreductase, producing MHAITIPEPGGPDALVWAEVPDPEPREGELLIEVAASAVNRADLMQRQGDYPPPKGAPPYPGLECSGTVLDGGAGEQVCALLAGGGYAERVAVPAAQVLPVPAGVDLVDAAALPEVACTVWSNLVMAAHLTKGETLLVHGGSSGIGTFAIQLGRALGATVVTTASRGKHAALRELGAHETIDYRTEEFEKLVAPDVILDIMGGSYLARNVEALRSDGRLVIIGTQGGRTAELPISKLLAKRGTLIATALRFRPAAQKAEIVRQVREHVWPLIESGAIRPIVDRRIPMCDAAEAHRVVEAGNHLGKVLLVA from the coding sequence ATGCACGCGATCACGATCCCCGAGCCCGGTGGGCCGGACGCGCTCGTCTGGGCGGAGGTGCCGGATCCGGAGCCGCGCGAGGGTGAGCTGCTGATCGAGGTGGCGGCGAGCGCGGTGAACCGCGCGGATCTGATGCAGCGGCAGGGTGACTATCCGCCGCCGAAGGGCGCGCCGCCGTACCCGGGACTGGAATGCTCCGGCACGGTCCTGGATGGAGGGGCGGGCGAGCAGGTGTGCGCGCTGCTGGCCGGCGGTGGCTACGCGGAGCGGGTCGCGGTGCCGGCCGCGCAGGTGCTGCCGGTGCCGGCGGGTGTGGACCTGGTGGACGCGGCCGCGCTACCCGAGGTGGCGTGCACGGTCTGGTCGAATCTGGTGATGGCCGCGCACCTGACGAAGGGCGAGACGCTGCTGGTGCACGGCGGCAGCAGCGGCATCGGCACGTTCGCGATCCAGCTGGGCCGGGCGCTGGGCGCGACGGTGGTGACCACGGCGAGCCGGGGCAAGCATGCGGCGCTGCGCGAGCTGGGCGCGCACGAGACGATCGACTACAGGACCGAGGAGTTCGAGAAGCTGGTCGCGCCGGACGTGATCCTGGACATCATGGGCGGCTCCTACCTGGCGCGGAACGTCGAGGCGCTGCGGTCGGACGGGCGACTCGTGATCATCGGTACGCAGGGTGGGCGCACGGCCGAGCTGCCCATCTCGAAGCTGCTGGCCAAGCGGGGCACGCTGATCGCGACGGCGCTGCGGTTCCGTCCGGCGGCGCAGAAGGCGGAGATCGTGCGGCAGGTGCGCGAACACGTGTGGCCGTTGATCGAGTCCGGCGCGATCCGGCCGATCGTGGACCGCCGGATCCCGATGTGCGACGCTGCGGAGGCGCACCGCGTGGTCGAGGCCGGCAACCACCTCGGCAAGGTTCTGTTAGTCGCCTGA
- a CDS encoding DUF485 domain-containing protein, with amino-acid sequence MSTETSPDQSRYVAVQESEEFAGLRKALRGFVFPMTVAFFLWYALYVILSAYARDFMAIKVIGHINVALIFGLLQFVTTFLIAWLYSRYANQRLDPTADKIRAELEGDK; translated from the coding sequence ATGAGTACGGAGACTTCCCCGGACCAGAGCAGATACGTAGCCGTGCAGGAGTCGGAGGAGTTCGCGGGGCTGCGCAAGGCGCTGCGCGGCTTCGTCTTCCCGATGACGGTCGCTTTCTTCCTCTGGTACGCGCTCTACGTCATCCTGTCCGCCTACGCGCGCGACTTCATGGCCATCAAGGTCATCGGCCACATCAACGTGGCGCTGATCTTCGGCCTGCTGCAGTTCGTGACCACGTTCCTGATCGCCTGGCTCTACTCGCGCTACGCGAACCAGCGACTCGACCCGACCGCCGACAAGATCCGTGCGGAGCTGGAGGGCGACAAGTGA
- a CDS encoding UDP-glucuronic acid decarboxylase family protein: MVIAQRFGEGHRVLVTGGAGFVPSHLVDALIGRGCTVVAVDNFITGAKDNLGHLADNPRFTLIEADITEGLPAHHPAIAERFDAIMHMASPASPTDFGTIPVEILRVGSIGTLNLLERATADGARFLMASTSEAYGDPLVHPQPESYWGNVNPVGIRSVYDEAKRFSEAATMGYHRSRGTDVAIVRIFNTYGPRMRPDDGRAIPTFISQALRGEPITVHGDGSQTRSITYVDDLVRGILMLLDSTETGPINCGTEHEFTMRQLAEKIIELSGSSSTVTFIERTSDDPEKRRPDLTLARTKLGYEPSVGPDEGIRRTIEYFQTRV; encoded by the coding sequence ATGGTCATTGCCCAGCGTTTCGGAGAGGGCCACCGGGTTCTCGTCACCGGCGGAGCCGGCTTCGTCCCGTCGCACCTTGTCGATGCGCTGATCGGCCGTGGTTGCACGGTCGTGGCGGTGGACAACTTCATCACCGGCGCCAAGGACAACCTCGGTCACCTCGCCGACAATCCGCGGTTCACGCTGATCGAGGCGGACATCACCGAGGGCCTCCCGGCGCACCACCCGGCGATCGCCGAGCGGTTCGACGCGATCATGCACATGGCGTCGCCGGCCAGCCCGACCGACTTCGGCACGATCCCGGTCGAGATCCTCCGGGTCGGCTCGATCGGCACGCTGAACCTGCTGGAGCGCGCCACCGCGGACGGCGCCCGGTTCCTGATGGCCTCCACCTCCGAGGCGTACGGTGACCCGCTGGTGCACCCGCAGCCGGAGTCGTACTGGGGCAACGTCAACCCGGTCGGCATCCGCAGCGTCTACGACGAGGCCAAGCGCTTCTCCGAGGCCGCGACGATGGGTTACCACCGCAGCCGGGGCACGGACGTGGCGATCGTCCGCATCTTCAACACGTACGGTCCTCGCATGCGCCCGGACGACGGCCGCGCGATCCCGACGTTCATCAGCCAGGCGCTGCGCGGTGAGCCGATCACCGTGCACGGCGACGGCTCGCAGACCCGCTCGATCACCTACGTGGACGACCTGGTGCGCGGCATCCTGATGCTGCTCGACTCGACCGAGACCGGGCCGATCAACTGCGGCACCGAGCACGAGTTCACGATGCGGCAGCTGGCCGAGAAGATCATCGAGCTGTCCGGCAGCTCGTCCACCGTGACGTTCATCGAGCGCACCTCCGACGACCCGGAGAAGCGCCGGCCGGACCTGACGCTGGCCCGCACCAAGCTGGGCTACGAGCCGTCGGTCGGGCCGGACGAGGGTATCCGCCGGACGATCGAATACTTCCAGACCCGGGTCTGA
- the soxR gene encoding redox-sensitive transcriptional activator SoxR codes for MQDLLTIGDMSARSGVAPSALRYYERLGLIHAVRTGGNQRRYQRAELRRIAFIRVSQQVGVSLEEIREALASLPDGRVPTKADWARLSAGWHDKLAERIALLERLRDNLTGCIGCGCLSLQKCTLYNPDDQLAAFGPGPRILLSGD; via the coding sequence ATGCAGGATCTCCTCACGATCGGCGACATGTCCGCCCGGAGCGGCGTCGCGCCGTCCGCGTTGCGGTACTACGAGCGCCTCGGCCTGATCCACGCGGTCCGCACCGGCGGCAACCAGCGGCGGTACCAGCGCGCCGAACTGCGCCGGATCGCGTTCATCCGGGTGTCGCAGCAGGTCGGGGTGTCGCTGGAGGAGATCCGGGAGGCGCTCGCCTCGCTCCCGGACGGCCGGGTGCCCACCAAGGCCGACTGGGCGCGGCTCTCCGCCGGCTGGCACGACAAGCTGGCGGAGCGGATCGCGCTGCTCGAACGGCTCCGCGACAACCTCACCGGCTGCATCGGCTGCGGCTGCCTGTCGCTGCAGAAGTGCACGCTCTACAACCCGGACGACCAGCTGGCCGCGTTCGGTCCGGGGCCGCGGATACTGCTGTCAGGCGACTAA
- a CDS encoding glycosyltransferase family 2 protein has product MKLSILMPVYNEEARLANALKQALAVDYPCEIELVVVDDGSSDRTGEILSAVDDTRVRVITHAKNAGKGAAIKTAVDNAEGEFMVILDADLEYDPQDIPRLLQPVLDGHAEVVYGNRTFGSHSAYSFWYVMGNKGVTTAANVLYNSYIGDLETCFKLMPVSLYRSLAIKSRGFGMEAEVTGKLLRQRIRPYEVPISYRARGREEGKKITWKDGVEAIWILARERVRKPKAAR; this is encoded by the coding sequence GTGAAGCTTTCGATCCTCATGCCGGTCTACAACGAGGAAGCCCGTCTGGCTAACGCGTTGAAGCAGGCACTGGCGGTGGACTACCCATGCGAGATCGAGCTCGTCGTCGTCGACGACGGCAGCTCTGACCGTACCGGAGAGATCCTGTCTGCCGTCGACGACACGCGGGTGCGTGTCATCACCCACGCGAAGAACGCGGGCAAGGGCGCCGCGATCAAGACCGCGGTGGACAACGCCGAGGGTGAGTTCATGGTCATCCTCGACGCCGACCTGGAGTACGACCCGCAGGACATCCCGCGTCTGCTCCAGCCGGTGCTGGACGGTCACGCCGAGGTGGTCTACGGCAATCGGACCTTCGGCAGCCACAGCGCTTACAGCTTCTGGTACGTGATGGGCAACAAGGGCGTCACCACCGCCGCGAACGTGCTCTACAACTCGTACATCGGGGACCTGGAGACCTGCTTCAAGCTGATGCCGGTCTCGCTCTACCGGTCGCTTGCGATCAAGTCGCGCGGCTTCGGCATGGAGGCCGAGGTCACCGGCAAGCTGCTCCGCCAGCGGATCCGGCCGTACGAGGTGCCGATCTCCTACCGGGCCCGCGGCCGCGAGGAGGGCAAGAAGATCACGTGGAAGGACGGCGTGGAGGCGATCTGGATCCTCGCCCGCGAGCGGGTGCGGAAGCCGAAGGCGGCGCGCTGA
- a CDS encoding LCP family protein, whose product MSPTAQSGSFGGGEFRRDAAGPRARTSAPGGGPVRGGSVRPGRGTGQSGVYGGPRTQRRSGGGGEPPRSGGGGRGVYEGGKRPLRPNWKRIALVGGIAVLVLLLLIGGGLWAYASSLDGDLKRTDAFADLRDGRPEKPVDGTMNILLVGSDSRDPDAQSGEASEWRSDTIILMHVPADHSKAYLVSIPRDLYVSIPTSAGADCADSAPNKINAAFAFGGLPLAVKTVECFSDVRIDHVAAIDFAGFVEVTDALGGVDLTVEQDTKSIHKPFRVFEKGVNHMNGEEALDWIRQRYQFPDGDFARMRHQQEFLKALMDKAASSGTLTNAGKLDAFLKATTNAMTVDENFSLVDMALEFRNLRSDDLTFITSPNQGSAERDGQSVVVSDREPALALYEAIANDTMADWVQTNAEPPAKTTP is encoded by the coding sequence ATGTCACCCACGGCACAATCTGGATCTTTCGGCGGCGGCGAGTTCCGGCGTGACGCGGCCGGTCCGCGCGCCCGGACCTCGGCGCCCGGCGGCGGGCCGGTGCGCGGCGGTTCCGTCCGGCCTGGGCGGGGCACGGGTCAGTCCGGCGTGTACGGCGGGCCGCGCACCCAGCGTCGTTCCGGTGGCGGTGGCGAGCCGCCGCGTAGTGGTGGCGGCGGCCGCGGCGTCTACGAGGGCGGAAAGCGACCGCTCCGGCCCAACTGGAAGCGCATCGCGCTGGTCGGCGGCATCGCGGTGCTGGTCCTGCTGCTCCTGATCGGCGGCGGCCTCTGGGCGTACGCGTCGAGTCTGGACGGCGACCTGAAGCGCACCGACGCGTTCGCCGATCTGCGCGACGGCCGCCCGGAGAAGCCGGTCGACGGCACCATGAACATCCTGCTGGTCGGCAGCGACTCCCGCGATCCGGACGCGCAGAGCGGCGAGGCCAGCGAGTGGCGCAGCGACACGATCATCCTGATGCACGTGCCGGCCGACCACTCCAAGGCCTACCTGGTGTCGATACCGCGAGACCTGTACGTGTCGATCCCGACCAGCGCCGGTGCCGACTGCGCGGACAGCGCACCCAACAAGATCAATGCCGCCTTCGCGTTCGGCGGGCTGCCGCTCGCGGTCAAGACCGTGGAGTGCTTCTCGGACGTACGCATCGACCATGTGGCCGCGATCGACTTCGCCGGTTTCGTCGAGGTGACGGACGCGCTCGGCGGCGTGGACCTGACCGTCGAGCAGGACACCAAGTCGATCCACAAGCCGTTCCGCGTCTTCGAGAAGGGCGTGAACCACATGAACGGCGAGGAGGCGCTCGACTGGATCCGGCAGCGGTACCAGTTCCCGGACGGTGACTTCGCCCGGATGCGGCACCAGCAGGAGTTCCTGAAGGCGCTGATGGACAAGGCCGCGAGCTCCGGCACGCTGACCAACGCCGGAAAGCTGGACGCGTTCCTCAAGGCGACCACGAACGCGATGACCGTGGACGAGAACTTCTCGCTGGTCGACATGGCGCTGGAGTTCCGCAACCTGCGCAGCGACGACCTGACGTTCATCACCAGCCCGAACCAGGGCAGCGCGGAGCGCGACGGGCAGTCCGTGGTGGTCTCCGATCGCGAGCCGGCGCTCGCGCTGTACGAGGCGATCGCGAACGACACGATGGCCGACTGGGTCCAGACAAACGCAGAGCCACCAGCCAAAACCACCCCGTGA